From one Bradyrhizobium sp. Ash2021 genomic stretch:
- a CDS encoding ion channel, protein MAKSPNERMSKAQVVRFGGREVITEGLHLNFWADISHRCMTASWPAFIGGAALVFVAFNAFFAVFYWIGGQPISNVPGGDYIDYLYFSIETLSTAGYGDMHPQTHYGHFIATVELFTGIFSMSLMTGLIFARFSRPSARLLFADNPVISDHEGEQTLMIRLANERHNIISNATARLWLFKNIVSKEGQPFRRFYELPLLRNESPALALSWTLFHVIDAGSPLYGLTADDLEAIEVSLVVVVSGYDVVAAQTVHARKSYDYPEIRFGQRYAEILGTAEDGRLRIDYGRFHDTVQG, encoded by the coding sequence ATGGCGAAAAGCCCGAACGAACGAATGTCGAAGGCCCAGGTCGTGCGTTTTGGCGGCCGCGAAGTGATCACCGAAGGCCTGCACCTCAATTTCTGGGCTGATATCAGCCACCGCTGCATGACGGCGTCATGGCCGGCCTTTATCGGCGGTGCAGCATTGGTGTTCGTCGCCTTCAACGCGTTTTTCGCGGTGTTCTACTGGATCGGAGGCCAGCCGATCTCCAACGTGCCGGGCGGCGACTACATCGACTATCTCTATTTCAGCATCGAGACGCTTTCGACCGCTGGTTATGGCGACATGCATCCGCAAACCCATTACGGGCATTTCATCGCGACCGTCGAACTGTTCACCGGGATCTTTTCGATGTCGCTGATGACCGGGCTGATCTTTGCACGCTTCTCGCGTCCGAGCGCGCGGCTGCTGTTCGCCGACAATCCCGTCATTTCAGACCATGAGGGCGAACAGACGCTGATGATCCGGCTCGCCAACGAACGCCACAACATCATCAGCAATGCCACCGCCAGATTATGGCTGTTCAAGAATATCGTCAGCAAGGAAGGCCAGCCGTTCCGGCGGTTCTACGAGTTGCCCTTGCTGCGAAACGAGAGCCCGGCGCTGGCACTGAGCTGGACGCTGTTTCACGTCATCGACGCCGGCAGTCCGCTTTACGGATTGACCGCCGATGACCTCGAAGCCATCGAGGTCTCGCTCGTGGTGGTGGTGTCCGGATACGACGTCGTCGCAGCGCAAACGGTGCATGCGCGAAAGTCGTACGATTATCCCGAGATCCGCTTTGGACAGCGCTACGCGGAAATCCTCGGCACCGCCGAAGACGGCCGTCTCAGGATCGATTACGGCCGGTTCCATGACACCGTGCAGGGGTAG
- a CDS encoding ParB-like protein, whose amino-acid sequence MANTREPYVKPVPILSLRPTQMTVGMREVKEKRKRWREHKSAKKRAELLGKHMIPVVFGPDQNYYVVDHHHLARALHDEGVNDILVTVIGDLTMVQREAFWGVMDNKRWVYPYDARGERRQFKDIPKSVAALKDDPFRSLAGELRRAGGFAKDTTPFSEFLWADFLRRKMSRKSVEANFSRSMEKALAFAKSQDAVYLPGWCGPASDG is encoded by the coding sequence ATGGCCAACACGCGTGAACCATACGTCAAGCCGGTCCCGATCCTCTCGCTGCGTCCAACCCAGATGACGGTTGGGATGCGGGAAGTGAAGGAAAAGCGCAAGCGCTGGCGGGAGCACAAGTCGGCGAAGAAGCGCGCCGAATTGCTGGGCAAGCACATGATTCCCGTGGTTTTCGGGCCGGACCAGAACTACTACGTGGTCGATCATCATCATCTGGCGCGTGCGCTGCACGACGAAGGCGTCAACGATATCCTGGTGACCGTGATCGGCGATCTCACCATGGTCCAGCGCGAAGCGTTCTGGGGCGTGATGGACAACAAGCGATGGGTCTATCCGTACGACGCCAGAGGCGAACGCCGGCAATTCAAGGATATCCCGAAATCGGTAGCCGCCCTCAAGGACGACCCGTTCCGCAGCCTCGCCGGCGAATTGCGCCGCGCCGGCGGCTTTGCCAAGGACACCACGCCGTTCAGCGAATTCCTGTGGGCGGATTTTCTGCGCCGGAAAATGTCGCGCAAGAGCGTGGAAGCAAATTTCTCCAGGTCGATGGAGAAAGCGCTGGCTTTCGCCAAAAGCCAGGACGCGGTCTATCTGCCCGGCTGGTGTGGGCCCGCGTCGGACGGCTAG
- a CDS encoding peroxidase-related enzyme (This protein belongs to a clade of uncharacterized proteins related to peroxidases such as the alkylhydroperoxidase AhpD.): MTQPIARRFPTPSLDKLPDDIRTRIQAVQEKSGFVPNVFLTLAYRPDEFRAFFAYHDALMDKDGGLTKAEREMIVVATSSANQCHYCVIAHGAILRIRAKNPQIADQIAVNYRKADITPRQRAMLDFAMKVSAEANRISEEDFTAVASHGFSDDDIWDIAAISAFFALSNRIANVTAMRPNDEFYMMGRLPK; the protein is encoded by the coding sequence ATGACACAGCCGATCGCAAGACGATTCCCGACGCCGTCCCTCGACAAACTGCCCGACGATATCCGCACCCGCATTCAGGCGGTGCAGGAAAAGTCCGGCTTCGTTCCCAACGTCTTCCTGACGCTGGCCTATCGTCCCGACGAGTTTCGCGCCTTCTTTGCCTATCACGACGCGCTGATGGACAAGGATGGCGGCCTGACCAAGGCCGAACGCGAGATGATCGTGGTGGCGACCAGCAGCGCCAACCAGTGCCATTACTGCGTGATCGCGCACGGCGCCATCCTGCGCATCCGGGCCAAGAATCCGCAGATCGCCGACCAGATCGCGGTCAACTACCGCAAGGCCGACATCACGCCGCGGCAGCGCGCCATGCTCGACTTTGCGATGAAGGTGAGCGCGGAGGCGAACCGGATTTCGGAGGAGGACTTCACAGCCGTCGCCAGCCACGGCTTCAGCGACGACGACATCTGGGACATCGCCGCGATCTCGGCATTCTTTGCGCTGTCGAACCGGATCGCCAATGTCACCGCGATGCGCCCGAACGACGAGTTCTACATGATGGGGCGGCTGCCGAAATAG
- a CDS encoding helicase HerA domain-containing protein has product MTSFGRVISVRGSLARVGLLAVNKMGLAEVRATVGRFVSIRCANSTIVAMITEVSCENLPTSDSYIASASVDLLGEILGGPERPKFQRGVTNYPTIGDAVDLISNAELRTVYAPSGSDQINIGTLQQDPSVIAYVDIEEMLSKHFAVLGSTGVGKSTGVSLLLNEILKSRPNLRIFLLDVHNEYGRCFGDRSLVLNPRNLKLPFWLFNFEEIVDVLFAGRPGVPEELDILAEVIPMAKGIYTQYQNTDRLGLKRADPKAIGYTVDTPVPYRLVDLISLIDERMGKLENRSSRIIYHKLISRIETVRNDPRYAFMFDNANVGGDTMAEVISHLFRLPANGRPMTVMQLAGFPAEVIDSVVSVVCRMAFDFGLWSDGVSPLLFVCEEAHRYASADRNIGFGPTRKAVSRIAKEGRKYGVYLGLVTQRPAELDATIISQCNTLFTMRLANDRDQALLRSAVSDAAANLLSFVPSLGTREVLAFGEGVALPTRLRFKEVPLHQLPRSEATISTVPSVAAGHDMHFVSAVLERWRGATSHRDVPNDPTINDRPAARTVSLEAPMLQPSMGLDPDRFSLLKKPLR; this is encoded by the coding sequence GTGACATCCTTCGGACGCGTGATTTCGGTGCGGGGCTCCCTCGCCCGGGTCGGACTTCTGGCGGTGAACAAGATGGGCCTCGCCGAGGTGCGGGCTACCGTCGGCCGCTTCGTCAGCATCCGCTGCGCAAATTCCACCATCGTCGCCATGATCACGGAAGTGTCGTGCGAGAATCTGCCGACATCCGACAGCTACATCGCCAGCGCCTCGGTCGACCTGCTCGGCGAAATCCTCGGCGGGCCCGAGCGTCCCAAATTCCAGCGCGGCGTCACCAACTATCCGACCATCGGCGATGCCGTCGACCTGATCAGCAATGCGGAACTGCGCACGGTCTACGCGCCGAGCGGATCGGATCAGATCAATATCGGTACCCTGCAGCAGGATCCCTCGGTCATCGCCTATGTCGATATCGAGGAAATGCTCTCCAAGCATTTCGCGGTGCTCGGCTCCACCGGCGTCGGCAAATCGACCGGCGTGTCGCTGCTGCTGAACGAAATTCTCAAGTCGCGGCCGAACTTGCGGATCTTCCTGCTCGACGTCCACAACGAATACGGTCGCTGTTTCGGCGATCGCTCGCTGGTGCTCAACCCGCGTAACCTGAAACTGCCATTCTGGCTGTTCAATTTCGAAGAGATCGTCGACGTGCTGTTCGCCGGCCGCCCCGGCGTGCCGGAGGAACTCGACATCCTCGCCGAAGTCATTCCGATGGCGAAGGGAATCTATACGCAGTACCAGAACACCGATCGGCTCGGGCTGAAGCGCGCCGATCCCAAGGCGATCGGCTACACCGTCGATACGCCGGTGCCCTACCGTCTGGTCGATCTGATTTCGCTGATCGACGAGCGCATGGGCAAGCTGGAGAACCGCTCATCGCGCATCATCTACCACAAGCTGATTTCGCGCATCGAGACCGTGCGCAACGATCCGCGCTACGCCTTCATGTTCGACAACGCCAATGTCGGCGGCGACACCATGGCGGAAGTCATCAGCCATCTGTTCCGGCTGCCGGCCAACGGCCGTCCGATGACCGTGATGCAGCTGGCCGGTTTCCCCGCCGAAGTCATCGATTCCGTGGTGTCGGTGGTGTGCCGCATGGCGTTCGACTTCGGGCTGTGGAGCGACGGCGTCTCGCCGCTGCTGTTCGTCTGCGAAGAGGCGCATCGCTACGCTTCCGCCGACCGCAACATCGGGTTTGGGCCAACCCGCAAGGCCGTCTCGCGCATCGCCAAGGAAGGCCGCAAATACGGCGTCTATCTCGGGCTGGTGACGCAGCGTCCGGCCGAACTCGACGCCACCATCATCTCCCAGTGCAACACGCTGTTCACGATGCGCCTTGCCAACGACCGCGACCAGGCGCTGCTGCGTTCCGCGGTCTCGGACGCCGCCGCCAATTTGCTGTCGTTCGTCCCCTCGCTCGGCACCCGCGAAGTGCTCGCGTTCGGTGAAGGCGTCGCACTTCCGACCCGGCTGCGCTTCAAGGAAGTGCCGTTGCATCAACTGCCGCGCAGCGAAGCAACCATCTCGACCGTGCCGTCGGTCGCCGCCGGCCACGACATGCATTTCGTCTCGGCCGTGCTGGAACGCTGGCGTGGCGCTACCTCGCATCGCGATGTGCCGAACGATCCCACCATCAACGACCGGCCCGCCGCCCGCACGGTGTCGTTGGAAGCGCCGATGCTGCAGCCCTCGATGGGGCTCGATCCCGATCGCTTCTCGCTGCTGAAGAAGCCGCTGCGCTAA
- a CDS encoding PilZ domain-containing protein: MEEHRADQRRRVLKAGTISFGGGGAISCTIRNLSETGAALEVESPVGIPDQLTLLVEAEHSNRQCQVVWRKEKRIGVRFVPG, translated from the coding sequence ATGGAAGAACACAGAGCGGACCAGCGCCGGCGTGTCCTCAAGGCCGGTACGATTTCCTTCGGCGGCGGAGGTGCGATCAGCTGCACGATCCGCAATCTATCCGAGACCGGTGCGGCACTCGAAGTGGAATCCCCGGTCGGCATTCCCGATCAGTTGACCCTGTTGGTCGAAGCGGAGCACAGCAACCGGCAATGCCAGGTTGTTTGGCGGAAAGAGAAGCGGATCGGCGTCCGCTTCGTACCGGGTTAG